Proteins co-encoded in one Arachis hypogaea cultivar Tifrunner chromosome 11, arahy.Tifrunner.gnm2.J5K5, whole genome shotgun sequence genomic window:
- the LOC112720442 gene encoding phosphoglycerate mutase-like protein 4 isoform X2, with protein sequence MNTWLCVNDSISVSIPKHKYSRSHSYSSPPIPLPSFLRLKSVSSLPKPHALNVSLTRHSTHSLQMADSSISDTNSSHPHPEYAEIVVVRHGETAWNADGRIQGHLDVELNEAGRQQAAAVADRLSREPKISFIYSSDLQRAYETAQIIASRCGGLEVIKDSDLRERHLGDLQGLIYREAAKTHPIAHKAFSSRNEDQEIPGGGESIAQLFQRCTSALQRIGRKHKGGRAQRGGLLGRYITHQ encoded by the exons ATGAACACTTGGTTGTGTGTGAATGACAGCATCAGCGTAAGCATACCGAAACATAAATATTCTCGCTCCCATTCCTATTCTTCTCCGCCAATCCCACTCCCTTCTTTTCTGCGCCTCAAATCCGTTTCTTCTCTTCCCAAACCGCATGCCTTAAACGTCTCTTTGACTCGCCACTCAACTCACTCACTCCAAATGGCCGATTCTTCCATCTCCGATACCAACTCCAG CCATCCTCATCCAGAGTATGCAGAGATTGTTGTGGTGCGTCATGGTGAAACAGCATGGAATGCTGATGGAAGAATtcag GGACATCTAGATGTTGAATTAAACGAAGCTGGAAGACAGCAAGCAGCTGCA GTGGCTGATAGACTATCCAGGGAGCCTAAGATCTCTTTTATATATTCTTCCGACTTGCAACGAGCTTATGAAACAGCACAGATTATTGCATCCAGATGTGGAGGGCTAGAG GTTATCAAAGATTCTGACCTACGGGAAAGACACCTAGGGGATCTTCAAGGCCTTATTTATCGTGAAGCAGCAAAGACTCATCCCATAGCCCACAAAGCTTTTTCATCTAGGAATGAAGATCAAGAAATCCCA GGTGGTGGAGAAAGTATTGCCCAGCTTTTCCAGCGCTGCACATCTGCATTGCaaagaattggaagaaagcatAAAG GTGGGCGTGCCCAAAGGGGGGGCCTGCTGGGAAGATACATAACACATCAGTGA
- the LOC112720442 gene encoding phosphoglycerate mutase-like protein 4 isoform X1 gives MNTWLCVNDSISVSIPKHKYSRSHSYSSPPIPLPSFLRLKSVSSLPKPHALNVSLTRHSTHSLQMADSSISDTNSSHPHPEYAEIVVVRHGETAWNADGRIQGHLDVELNEAGRQQAAAVADRLSREPKISFIYSSDLQRAYETAQIIASRCGGLEVIKDSDLRERHLGDLQGLIYREAAKTHPIAHKAFSSRNEDQEIPGGGESIAQLFQRCTSALQRIGRKHKGERVVVVTHGGFIRSLYRWACPKGGPAGKIHNTSVNVFHMYGEDKWTLKLWGDVSHLSQDEFLASGFGGDRTSG, from the exons ATGAACACTTGGTTGTGTGTGAATGACAGCATCAGCGTAAGCATACCGAAACATAAATATTCTCGCTCCCATTCCTATTCTTCTCCGCCAATCCCACTCCCTTCTTTTCTGCGCCTCAAATCCGTTTCTTCTCTTCCCAAACCGCATGCCTTAAACGTCTCTTTGACTCGCCACTCAACTCACTCACTCCAAATGGCCGATTCTTCCATCTCCGATACCAACTCCAG CCATCCTCATCCAGAGTATGCAGAGATTGTTGTGGTGCGTCATGGTGAAACAGCATGGAATGCTGATGGAAGAATtcag GGACATCTAGATGTTGAATTAAACGAAGCTGGAAGACAGCAAGCAGCTGCA GTGGCTGATAGACTATCCAGGGAGCCTAAGATCTCTTTTATATATTCTTCCGACTTGCAACGAGCTTATGAAACAGCACAGATTATTGCATCCAGATGTGGAGGGCTAGAG GTTATCAAAGATTCTGACCTACGGGAAAGACACCTAGGGGATCTTCAAGGCCTTATTTATCGTGAAGCAGCAAAGACTCATCCCATAGCCCACAAAGCTTTTTCATCTAGGAATGAAGATCAAGAAATCCCA GGTGGTGGAGAAAGTATTGCCCAGCTTTTCCAGCGCTGCACATCTGCATTGCaaagaattggaagaaagcatAAAG GGGAGAGAGTAGTAGTTGTTACTCACGGAGGATTCATTCGATCACTTTACAGGTGGGCGTGCCCAAAGGGGGGGCCTGCTGGGAAGATACATAACACATCAGTGAATGTTTTTCACATGTACGGTGAGGACAAATGGACCTTAAAATTGTGGGGTGATGTTAGCCATCTTAGCCAAGATGAGTTTCTGGCATCAGGGTTTGGGGGTGACAGAACTTCAGGTTAG